From one Gouania willdenowi unplaced genomic scaffold, fGouWil2.1 scaffold_32_arrow_ctg1, whole genome shotgun sequence genomic stretch:
- the LOC114459571 gene encoding protein canopy 4-like produces the protein MPYELWDQPSAEVTDMKKQCETMLEQYEDVVEDWYFHHQDQRLENFLCEKHILKTSEQGDKYKERADNAEWNQKSTVFES, from the exons ATGCCGTACGAGCTGTGGGACCAACCGTCTGCAGAGGTCACCGACATGAAGAAACAG tgtgagACCATGCTGGAGCAGTACGAGGACGTAGTGGAGGACTGGTACTTCCATCACCAGGACCAGAGGCTGGAGAACTTCCTGTGTGAGAAGCACATCCTGAAGACGTCAGAGCAAGGTGACAAATATAAAGAAAGAGCAGACAATGCAGAGTGGAATCAAAAAAGTACCGTATTTGAGAGTTAA